The sequence GGAGAGTGACATTCCTTTCTTTGGTGAGGACATAAGTGCATTATCATATTTGGCTTGGGAGAGGAAAATTGAAGAGTTGCATCCTTTCTTTTCTAGAAGTagtaaatattacatttttagtTTGTGCATTTCTAGGTTAGTAGGACATGTTAGAGAGTGGAGGGAAGATTAGCAATATATAGTGGAGAGAGCAAGAAAACCCCCAATTGAGGATTGTAGTGGTTTAAAAACATGCATGAGACATAATTTTGTTCTTGCTTCATTTAGAATATCCAAGAGCAAATGTGTGAGATTAGAAAATTCATTACATAGGAAAATCAtccattaaacataaaaatgaacTTTCTAAAAGGGTATGAGtttaaagaaaaacttgaaGGGCTCTTGATTGAGAAAATGctcttgagggagaaagaggatTGAGAAAGAGAACAAGTGTGGGTAGAAAAATTAAGAgcaaatgaaaaggaaattaatAAATTAGCTGAAAGAGAGGACAAACAAAGAGAACAAGATGAGacagaaaaggagaagaaatacaaaaagaaaaggagattgAGGAGAGAAGAAGAGCTtgtgaagagaaaagaaaagagttggaagagaaaaagaagataatgagagaagagaaagagaggaaaTCTTACTTAAGGAGGAAGGGCTAATAACAGTACCTCCAATTCACCCCTGAACAAAGACAAGAATGATAAGGGAATCTCGATTTCcttaaacttttttctttatcttagaCCTTccttttcaatttaaatttctcttttgaaaatttttcaattacACCTCTATTCTTCTATATTTTAAACTCTTCCAATATTTCCTAGCAACACTTTGAGTTAATGTTACCTAGATTACAATTAAGTTAGTAGATATCACTATAAGGACCTCTTAGACTTTAAtggaaatatttttcataatacaaGGTCGTCTAGGGAACTTTTTAGAAGCTTTTCTCATGGGAAATTAAAGTTGATTTTAACCCTCTTTGATgcttattgaaaaaaaaaattgattcggGAGGCAACAAAGCGTCTAAGCTATAGGCTATGAGAAACATTCTTGATCTAaggacagatcctcttcaagaggaCGAGGATGATAGAAATCACCCAAAGTCCTTATAGCTTGGGCCAATGTTTAAgctcattttcattatttttttaaataattaaataaatgttttgggcCTTGTACTTTTAGGCCATTATTATTGACTTTATTTTGCTATCAACCTAATGTTTAGGCATTTTAATGTGTATGCcactttaacaaatatttatccattgGGAGTAGGCCCAATTCAATGAGCCTCAAagtttattatcattttcaCGTGTTTGGGAGACCCAATGTCCTCCAGCAGGCCAAATACCTTGCCTCCATTTGGCCAGCATCAGCGTCTCTTATGCATCATAAGTGAGCAACATCTTTTGGGCTTGCATAATGGTTCTTCCAGCAGCCTAATTAGtcttctccaaacaccaaaTCAACAAACCATCATCTATTGGCTCTAATTGGAAACATCCGATTACATTTTAATGAAGGCATGTGATCTATTTTGCGTATATGAGGGTGGAAGGGCTTCCATATTCTTCAGAAACAGGTCTATGGCAAAAGTTAGGGTTCTTCACCATCAAACCCTTTAGGTAGCCATTTGGTTCAGGCTCTTCCTCCTCCCATGACGAATGCCCACACCTCCTAGAATTCTTAAACCCTTGTACAAAGTTTGTACAAGGTTACCTAGCCGTTAAGGTTTTTCCTTTTCCCGTTTTCAGTTCCGTTTATCTTTATCATGCATGCCTTCTTCTTCCTATAAAAGGCATGCCACCAAACTATAATTTTCAGTTTTGATGAATAAGAGTGTGGAGTTTTTCCCCCTTTTTGTCATAGTAACCCTAACCTTAGATGAGGTTTTTACCTCGTCGGGTTGCCCCAAAACAGTGAGAGCGTGAGCGTTGAGTGTCGCAAGGTGTTGAACGGAGGAAACGTCGTTTCCATCGAGAGAGAACCATGCCGCTTCCACTAAGAATCAATTTCCGCCGCGAGACTCATTGATCTTCCACGATAGATCGATGATTGGAGGCTTCACGAAGATTTTCTTCTAATCAAAACTCGAATCCGACATTGAATTGTGAGTCCGTCATCGTCAAAATCAAACATCATATTTCACAAAACCTAAAAGAACCTACATCAGCACCTCTGCAccaattttcaattcttttgttttcaccatgattttgtgttttagttcattttattgagttctaaataaattttctagTTGCTCTAATAGATTGAAGCACGTTCATAGCATTCGCATTGTAAAAATCATACCTTAGTTCATTTAAGCATTCTCACAAACACCTGTGATAGATTAGGGTTTCATATAGGCATTTGATCAAACACTTTCTAAATTCACTTTTTTGCACCGTGTCATTTCATTCCAAAACTTAAGATATCTTCCATATCATCTATTCATGCATTCTAAGCATTCAAATGATCATTCCTTTCATTAGAATGTCTAATTCAAAATGAAGAACACTTTGTTCATAGTTTCACAcgcatttttttatgttatttgcaTGGTTAGTAATAACTTCATTAATCATCTTCATTGCATTGTTAGTAAAGTTAGTACTGTATATTTCCTCCACCAAATTCAGATTTACACACTCACATTCACTCAAAATTCTGGTCTTTCCTTGGATTACTTTGGTTTTACACTATCTTGTATCATCGAGGAAATATTTTTGCATAATATTAGGCCACAATAAGGTTTATCAATGTCAAACAAATCGGTTTTGGAGTGTTCTACAACTATATTTCCTCCACCAAATTCAGATTTACACACTCACATTCACTCACCACCCGTGACTCCAAAGGTAGCCTACAAATGACACTAGGAGACAACCTATTGCAATGATGCTCACCATCGACCACACAAACACATGCCTTAAAACACCACTTCAACAACTCTCACTTCATTTTGAACTTCTCCTGCTTTCCTCCAAACACCTATAACGATGCCACCGACGACATTTAGAACAACCACGGTTAGATCTTTCACGCTCCCTCCCCTTTCCCCTTGTTCATTTCAGATTTCCAATTTTCATTCACAGTAAACAATTTTgcccttttatgttttttgctctttttatttttcacttttttgccCTTTTACATAACACCAGCTGATGTCATATCATAGTTGTCAACAGGATGTTACTTGCTGCATGAGTGTCAAAATAATGTTTTCCTTCTCCTTCACGTTCTTATAATCATTCTTAACACGGGACATATATTCTAAAACTACAACTTCAGAATTTTGTCTTTCTTGCATGGTAGTGACAAGAATTGGATTTTTGTGttgagttttcttttcttgacaTTTCTTTGTTTCCCTCTAGACAATCCGTTATAGATGAAGTTAATTGATGATATGCCTTAAAAATGGATgatgaataaaaatttcataagatgtattgagattttttttcaattcaaaggTTATTTTACTATTGAACTCCAGTTGTAATTTGTAGATGTGATTTTCtgttaaaaattaatgactATTTTACTGTTGTTCATGAAAGAACCcactatttaacaaaaataggaTAGTTTAAATTCAACAATTGAATCTTATTATTATACATTACTCACCtcataagaaatattttattgttaatatagcTTATGTAATATCATCCACAATAGCAAAAAGTTACAAGAACATATGCTTACATTAAATACTGTGCAAACACCTTTCTTTGGTGCGCTAACAAATTACTTTGGCCCTCAAAGTCTTACTTATACCATTATGAAACCAAAGTAAATGTTGCTATGCTAGCTAATATTGTACTTAATAATCGGACATAgttaaacaacaacaaaaaagagcaACTCCGAAGCATGTTTAAGTACCAAACCATGTTTCCTTCTAGAgtcattcttttaaataattctaataGAAGAGTATGTACCAGCCACAAACCCATTTTTCAATTAAAGGTAAAAAATTGGGGCAGAGTGACAACATCTAGGTGTTCACATAAGCTAAAGAAGGTAAGTTGAATTCTATGAGCAGATAAAAAATTTCTATCATGGCTGAAGTTGGTGAGACTTACACAGCAACCTTTACTTCAGAAACAGATGCATTTGCATACAAAGGGTGGAGAACATGGCCTTCTTTAGGCTCAACATGCACCCATTTGCGACCAGTCAGCTTGTTCCGTTCAAACTTCACCAATCCCTCTTTCAATGCAAACAGAGTATGATCTTTCCCAAGTCCCACATAGTTTCCTGGATGAAAACGAGTACCACGTTGTCGAACAATGATATTTCCAGGTATCACCCTCTGCATAATAAGAGAAGAGTTACATCATGAATGAAGAAGTCAATGAACCATGTTCAGAACATCCAGATTCAGTTCACACTTCCTCTACCTGCATGGCAATAATTAGAACTCAAAAGTGTAAAACAAATACCTCCCCACCAAATTTCTTCACTCCAAGGTTCTTGGGTTTTGAATCCCGTCCATTCTTTGTAGAACCAGCAGTCTTTTTGGAAGCCCAACGCCTGAACACCATACTCAAACCTTCTCCAGACACATCTACAATAATGGGTCAAAAAATCATTAGTCTAGTCTACTTTAGAAAGACATCATACAGTAGCCAATATAGGATAATGAGGCTATACCACTGGTGCTTCTATACACAGGAACATTTGTCACAAGTTCCTTGACATTCAATCTTCTGCAAAATGATGCTGCAAAATTCATGGTGTTTTCTATGTGGCAGAGACACAACCTGGGATAAATTATAACAttggaaattttcaaaatctgtGAAACAATTCAATTACGACTGGTGCGCTTGTAGTAACAAATACCAAACACCAGAATGAATCAGTTGAGGCAAGATCAGATCATCAGAAAAAAGTTGGCCATACAGTTCCACTGTCATGTGATCATTAAAACGTATTTACATTTAATAAGCAGACAAGAAACTATAATGAGTACAGGCTAATCTCATAAAAACAATGAAacttattatttaaagaaatcaaTCATCTGCAGGCACAGGAATACCTCCATGTCATCCCCATCAGTTTCTCTACTTGAAGTACactatacaataataaatagcATAGTAATCTAGATTCTATTCATTAGCaactaaaatatgttaaatcaAAGTTTCAGTTAAAATATGAACAGATTGTTGCtttgattaaattataacaaattaagtAGTTATTTAGTTACACAACTCAAGAAATCtaaattcacaaaataaaaattagcaGTGCTGATGTATATACTACAACTGATAAAATTGTTTACAAAACTAATATGCAGCATAAAAAGTAGAGAATGCCAGAGTGTGGCATGGGGTGACACCAGATAATCTTAAGTAtgttttagatccaaataagaATTATGCCACAACTGTTTTTGAGACTCTCAATAtagtaattgaaaatttttcccTCAAGGCTATGCATGCTGCCTTTAAATACTTGCTTACACTGAAGGAGGCTTAACGACTCAATAAAAGGAATTGCACTTTACATTGTGCCTTTCCATGCCTTTATCACCTATAATCTCAAAATTCtcctgctcacaattttcagtctccaatatttgttttggttttcatggattttcaaattatttcaaaatttaaatgacaaggatttcttttaatttgataccCTTTTGGGACTCCTAgactctatttatttttcttcatgacCAGATAAAAGGATATGGTTCCATGGTCCTTCTAGGGCCTTTCTCTGTATATCCTTTTTTCTTTCAGTTACTCAGTCATTCCTTGAATAGGAAAAAGTCTTAACCATCAAACCTTGTGTGAGCTTGCTCAGATTCTATTCCATGGCTATTCTAACATTTCTCAGttgaattggtgtttttaacaAATGCATCCAAAGGAATATTTTAGGTCTTCCTAATTAATGCTTTTAAATCACTTATATGACTCCTCAAACTTCAGCACAACATACAATAGGAATAAGATGCACCAGTAACAACAAATCACAACAAAAGAATGTAAAGGCTTTTATTATAATATGCACACATCCCAATTCTTCCATCTGGCTTCTTACCATTGGTCTTCCAAAAGAATCAATATAGCTTAAAGTAACCTTAAGGTTGTTGATGAAACCTTGAGAAAGACACTAATGtccttaattaaattaacttctaattctaaattaatatttcatttcatttctccAATAAATTCACGTAAGTGCTCTGCACAGTGCTACTTTTTACAAAACTACTGCTATTTCATAGTGATCCTATCATCCACAGCTTAAAACAAAGAGAACCCAAACATCTTAACAGAACAACTGGATAAAAAAAGCGAGATATGAATGAAAAGAGACAGACCACACCACATGAAGGATTtagaataacaataaataacagTCATGAAAGCCTTAGGACAGGAATCCAACATCTTAAACATAGAACAAATACGTAAATTCAAAGATCGAAACTTAAAAGTGCTTGCAGCTACTTCAAATTTCTAACTCAACGAggcataaaaattgaaaatgtaaagGGAAATAAGTTTACGAAAACGATTTAATTTACAGTTTGTTTCTTCATCCACACCAGAGAGGGAAACAAAAAGCTTCTTCCAATCAATCTTATCCTTGATTGTCTACTTCAAAAGCTAAAGCACtagaaaatttcaaatacaaaatttaattgcaTCATCTCTTGGCCCCAAgtttagttatatttaatatctAATGTTAATCCTATCACTCTAAACAACTTCCAAGATTTCTTGCCCATCTGATTGATTTCAATTCCAATTTCCCCGTGAGCAATCAAATACCAGTTTGTTAGGATAGCTTCATCATACATTGTCTTAACCTGCCCTAGCTTGCATCCAATTAACATACTAATTGGTGGAACTTACATGAAGCTGTCAGGATATGTTGGACCCCAAAATAATTTAGCTGAACTGACATCCCACATACGATATCTGAATGGGAAAACCTACCAATTCCATATGTATGACCTATCACGAATTATTCTaggtcaaaagaaaaaaaagaaaaaaaaaatatatatatatatatatatatatatatataattgaccaGTAATTCAAGCTTAAATAAAACGTTCTCATCAATAAAACTACATACACAACAACATCATTGGGCATTAAGGGTGCCTTTCTCTACTGCAGACTCTCCCATAAGGATCCTTCCAAACCCATTTTCCAATACACACATTGATTCATAGGAAACAATCACTCTTCATATGTTCGTATATTTACAGCTAGCTATTGGCACATAACAATCCCCAATTTTATATATGGAAGGTTGAATACGGTGATGCAACAGAAGAAACAATCGAAAGTTAACGGAAGTTTAACCTCTGAACGGACCGAAAAACAGTGATGCAGCGGCACAGTGACGGCGCAAGGGGCGAAGCAGTTGGTTGATCAGAGATGGAGGCATAGGATAGAATCAAACCTCTTTTAATTTCTCATGCGATTttagtctctttatttttactttactttactattttaacttttaaaattcgtaatttattatttttaaacaatattctttaattgtgtatcttttttaatattttaatttttatattttaaatcaccATTTAGATTTTACCATCTGTTCAAATGTTCATGTTCCAAATTTCGATAAAAAGATTACTATTTTACTGGTGGGTTGttagggaaaaataaatattttagtttgagtCTTACATTGCATCATCATCACTTACATATCTTGAATCATCTTCCAAGTGATGTTACTGCATAAATCACATGAGCCTTCttcatcttttacttttttctattctttttaattgtCTAATCATCTTTATCCTGTTCCAAATCCATTTTATGATTGTTACATAATCATCTTTGtcttaaatgtaaattttcacGCTTGTACCACCTCGGGAACCGGTATGTGTGCTGCTGTCAAGCTCCAGCACCGAAGAATAAGAAATGTAAGGGTTTCGTGTTGAGGGACTCAGTGAGAAGATCTTGCGGagataagaaaatgttttgaacgAAGAGAAGGGGACTAACCACACTAGCCCTCTCCCATTCCATCTCATGCGAGGCTTTTGGAGTTGGGGGCCTTTCGTGGGTAAAAAAGATGGGACCGATCATGGCTGGCCCACGAACTGCGAGTAAAAATGACAGCCCAAGCACAGACAATTGGTAATAAAGAGTGTCTCCTGCGTTTTTCTCTCCCAAATCTTTCCATCTTTGaggacatatattttattttcatatattttttcctgccttctcaagaaaaaaaaattcattttctcttttttattgtataagaGTAAGCATTTTGGAGTTCACATTCATATAGAAAtccttagaaaattaaaatcaaactgtAACTTTATCTTAAAAGCTATTTGCAAAATCTCGTAATTCACCAAGGGAAGTAGTAATGCATCCACTTCAATTACCTAGGCTGAGAAAAGAGAACCATATTCCTAGTTCAAAAAACTGTTCAAATTCTAGTTTTATATTGTCTCAAAATAATCCAAATGCTCGGAATCACCCAAGAGGTATGAATTTGAAAGACATAATAGTCTTTTATTGTCTAATTTATTCTCTCAAAGAGTTTATATTCCAACAAACTTTATATACCTCTGGATAACGACGCTTGTTGGCTTACATTTCAAAACATTGAACAAATTCTTTCCAACCATATTAACGCAAATAAATTGCTATCATCATTAGTTTGGTAACACTTATGAAAAATGAGTCTAAAGTAGACGTAAATTGATATATCttccattttcttaaattttatccaTTGTCCTTTGTTTTCACAATCAAAAATACAATAGTTATTAAAACCTTTTTAATTAacgtacaaaatattttttttatattctttaatttagAGCATTTGTTAACTACCCTTCGCTGGAatcataatatacaattttctcGATATGTACCTGAAAgtagtcataattttttaaaaccacaAATTGTTAGGGAAGAGATACCTTTTGAAGTGATTTCGTGGACAAAAACAATAAGAGTCCAAATTATTATGTGTCCAACTAAATTGTATGGGCGTGTGAAAGATGTTTCTTTTCCACAACAATTTGGTCATTGCGggcttatttttaatatttaataatcattttaacataacatTTTGATGCAGTGTGCAAAAATTGAACTACCTTCAAAGACTATAATCTTATCTACAACCGAAAGCAAATATCAATACTCAGTAAAGGTTTTTTAGAGTGAGTGACAACTCACTTCATTTAATTTTCCTAAATTTCAAGTTCTCTTGAACATTTAGCTATACTTGAGCTTTTTTCAACATTAGCAACTTGAATTATCAGCGAATGAAACAAGATACAGTATTTATTCAAGCCCTCTAAGTCATTAACAAAAAAGGTGTGAAATAAGCGGAAAGACAATTAAATTGTGTTGTAACTGCATTGTATCAGCAAATTCAGTAGAGATACAAGTCACTCCAAATTGATGTCACATGATAATAAGAGATGAGTACCACCAGTGTTAATCAATGTAACTACTTAAAATGATAAAGGATAAAATGAAAGTATGACTGTTATATCtatgaaacttatttttaacataatatttacTCTTAATACAATGGTTCTTTCCTAGGTTGTATTGATTAAGCATTAGATGAAACATGAACAAAGCAAAGGGGCGTCTATTAAATTGATGCCGAGGAAACATGAA is a genomic window of Vigna unguiculata cultivar IT97K-499-35 unplaced genomic scaffold, ASM411807v1 contig_36, whole genome shotgun sequence containing:
- the LOC114171774 gene encoding uncharacterized protein LOC114171774; translated protein: MNFAASFCRRLNVKELVTNVPVYRSTSDVSGEGLSMVFRRWASKKTAGSTKNGRDSKPKNLGVKKFGGERVIPGNIIVRQRGTRFHPGNYVGLGKDHTLFALKEGLVKFERNKLTGRKWVHVEPKEGHVLHPLYANASVSEVKVAV